In Ruania alkalisoli, the DNA window TCGCGTTCCTGTTCCTGCAGCGGTACTGGCAGTCCGGCCTAGGGACCGGTGGTGTGAAGCAGTAGCTCCTCGTCCGCGCCGACCGGCCACCCGCAAGCACAACCCAGCACACACCTGCCGAAGGAGTTCTTCCTTGTCTGACCTGCCCGCTACCGACGTCAATGACCGCGTGCGTTTTGGTGCCGCCTACTACGTCGAGTACCACCCCACCGATGCCGGCCGTGACCTCGACCGTGACTTGGATCTGATGGCCGAGGCCGGATTCAGCGTGATCCGGGTGGGAGAGTCCACCTGGTCCACGTGGGAGCCGGAGGACGGCCGTTTCGAGCTCGACTGGCTCCAGCCGGTGCTCGACGGTGCGCAGGCGCGAGGGATCGACGTCATCCTCGGCACCCCCACCTACGCGGTGCCGCCGTGGCTGGCGCGCAAGTACCCGGAGATCGCGGGGGAGCGGCACACCGGCCAGCGCAACCACTGGGGTGCGCGGCAGGAGATGGACCTGACGCACGCCGCGTACAGGTTCTACAGCGAACGGGTGATCCGGGCCGTCGTCGGGCGCTATGCCGACCACCCGGCTGTGATCGGCTTCCAGGTGGACAACGAACCCGGCCTGCAACTGCTGCACAACGAGAACATCTTCCAGGCGTTCGTCGATCACCTGCGCCACACCTACGGCGACGTGGAGACCCTCAACCGCGAGTGGGGGCTGGTCTACTGGTCGCACCGGCTCAGCACGTGGGCGGATCTGTGGCGGCCCGACGGCAATGCGCAACCGCAGTACGACCTCGCCTGGCGCCGCTTCCAGACGCAGCTGGTCACCGACTTCATCGCCTGGCAGGCCGGCATTGTGCGCGAGATCGCCCCGTCGCAGAAGTTCGTGACGACCTGTATCGCCTACTCCCGCCCGGGGGTGGACGACCCGGAGCTGACGTCGGCGCTGGACGTGACCGCCGGCAACCCCTACTACACGATGCAGGATGGTCTGGCGCTGCCCTCGGCCGAGAACGTGCCACAGGGTTGGTCCACCACAGGCACCTGGACGATCTTCCACAGCGCCGACCGGATGTACTCCTCCAAGCAGGCGCCGTTCCTGGTGACAGAGACCAATGCTGGAGCCATCGGGGGGCCCGCCACGAACGTGCCGGCCTTCGACGGGCAGTGGCGTCAGGTCGCGTGGGCCATGATCGCCCGCGGGGCCCGGATGATCGAGTACTGGCACTGGCACACGTTGCACTACGGCACCGAGACGTATTGGGTCGGGGTGCTCCCGCACGATCAGCAGCCGGGGCGGGTGTATGAGCAGCTGGCCGCGCTCGGCGGTGAGATCACGACGGCGGAGGCGCACCTGCGTGGCCTGGTGCCGGACGCTGCTGTGGGATTGCTCTGGTCGAACGAGTCCAAGCGTGGCCTGATGGGGCAGCCCTCACTCGCCCGGGCTGACGGATCCGGTGACCCGAGCAGCTACGAGCAGATCGTCGGGGCGTTCTACCGTGGCGCGTTCGAGGCCGGCGCGCCGGTGCGGATCGTGCACGACGGGCAGCTGGCGCCACGCGAGCCGGGGGAGGTAGCCGCTGAGCTGCCGGTGCTGCTGGTGCCGGCGCTGTACGTCGCTACTGATGAGCTGCTCGACTGGCTGCGGGCCTATGCCGAGGCCGGTGGTCACCTGGTGCTCGGGCCGCGCACCGGGTATGCCGACGCCGAGGCCCGGGCCCGGTTGGAGGTTAAGCCCGGGCGGTTGGCTGAGGCTGCCGGGGTGGACTACCAGGAGTTCTCGAACCTCTCCGTTCCGGTGCCTGTGCGGGGGAGCGGCCTGGACGTTCCCGAGGGCGCCACGGCGACGGCGTGGGCGGACTACCTGCGTGTGTCTGGCGGTGCGGAGGTGCTGGTCGAGTACGACCACCGGGCTTTGGGCGCCTATCCGGCGGTGACCACCGCTCCCGCGGGAGCGGGGCGGGTGACGACGGTGGGGACCGTTCCGGACCCGGCGCTCGCGGCCGCCGTGCTCCGGTGGGCGGCCCCAGGTGAGGGCGATGCCTGGCGGGCGCTCGCGGGTGGGTCGGTCACGGTGACCTCGGCGACCAACGGTGAGGGCCGCCGTCTGCGGGTGGTCCACAACTGGTCCTGGGAACCGGCGACGGTCACGCTGCCGGCAGCGGTGACGGACCTGTTGGGTGACGGCGCCGGTCTCGCCGCGGGGGAGAGGCTCGAGCTGGGTGCCTGGGACGTGCGGGTGCTCCTGGAGGACTGACGCACGGCGTCAGCCCTCACATGACAGGGATCCTGTGAATGGGGAGCCTGAATGGGCACGAGAGAACGTGTAGTCCTGGGTCAGAGGCGCACCGGCTCCCGCGCAGGAGAGGCCGGGACGGTCCGGTAGGGAGCGGCCACGAACCTGGCGTTCTTGGCCCGGTACCGGTGCATCATGTCCGGCCAGAGGGTGGTGAGGTTCCCGCTGCGGGGATCGACGTACCAGCTCGCGCATCCGCCCGATAGCCAGACTGTTCCCTCGGCGCGTTCGCGGACCGAGCGTACGTACTCCTCTTCTGCCTCAGCAGAGACTTCGAGGATGACCTCGTGCTCGAGCCCGTGCGCGATGGCGCCGTGCAGGTAGTCGATCTGGCTCTCGATGATGTAGACCACCGAGCCGGCTCCCAGGCCCGAGTTCGGGCCGTTCATCAGAAACAGGTTCGGGAAGTTGTGGACCGCGACGCTCGCGAAGGCCTGCCCGCCGGTGGACCACTGGTCCGCCAGTAGCACGCCGTCCCGGCCGGTGAGCCGGTGCGCGATCGGCAGGTCGGTCGCCTCGAAGCCGGTACTGAGCACCAGGGCGTCGAGCTCGAGGTGCTGCCCTCCGGTGAGCGTCACGCCCGAGGGTGTCACCGAGGTGATGCCGCTGGTTTCCAGCGTGACGTCGTCCCGGCAGAGGGCCGGGTACCAGTCGTTGGAGAGCAGCACCCGTTTGCAGCCGATGGTGTAGTCCGGTGTGATCTTCGCGAGCAGTTCGGGATCGCTCACCTGGGCTCGGCGGTGCCCGTCCGCCAGCGCCTCGATCTCCTCCAGGAACTCCGGCACCATCCTGCGCTGCGGATACCGGCTCTCATTGCCCCAGAACAGCCGATTGCGCAGGTCACGCGCGACATCGGGCATGCGGGCGAACAGCCGCCTGTCCGCATCGCTGAACTCTTCGTCGAAGCGCGGGATGACGTGCGGAGCCGTGCGCTGGAAGACCGTGAGGTGACCGGTGCGCTCGGCGATCGCCGGGACGATCTGGATCGCCGAGGCACCGGTGCCCACCACACCCACGCGCAGGCAGTCGAGCGATTGGCTGTGGTCCCAGCGTGCCGAGTGGAAGATCGTGCCCTCGAACCGGTCCAGTCCGGGGATGTCCGGCAGACGCGGATCACTCAGATGCCCGGTGGCGGCCACAAGGAACTGTGCACGCACGTGACCTCGGGGCGTCTGGACCGACCAGACTTTCTGGTCCTCGTCCCATCCCGCGGCGAGTACCTCCGCGCCGAACCGGATCTTCGGCATCACCCCTTCGTCCCAGGCTGCCTCGCGTAAGTACGCGTGGATCTCTGGCTGCGAGGCGTAGGTGCGCGACCAGTGCGGGTTGGGGCGGAAGGAGTAGGAGTACAGGTGCGATTGGATGTCGCAGGCAGCGCCGGGGTAGGTGTTGTCCCGCCAGGTACCACCCACGTCGTCGGCTCGCTCGAGCAGGACCAGATCCCGGATGCCCTCCCGCATCAACCGGATGGCGAGGCCGAGACCAGCGAAGCCGGTCCCGACGATGGCCACCTGGACGTCGTCGAGCATCTCCTGGTTGGTGTGGTGCAGCATCTTTCTCCTAGCGGCGGGTGTACTACGCCTGGTATCCGGGCAGGACGGTGCCCGCCGGAACGGCGCGCGGTGATCCGATGTGGTCTTCGATGGCGGCGAAGATCTCCGCGGGTCGCTCACTCAAGGCGGCGTGGCCGGCGTCGATCTCCAGGTAGCGGGCGTTCTCGATCGCCCCGAACAGCTCACGGCTGTGGTGCACCGGCACCATCGCGTCGGACCGCGAGCCGATCACCAGTGTGGGGGCGGTGATCCGGCCAAGTGCGTCGGTGATGTCGATGCTGGCGTTCAGCTCCAGCTCGGCTCGCGGGTCGCGGCGGGCCCGCCGGCGTTCGTACAACGACTGGAGCTGGTACTCGGGCAGCTCCCGCAGGAAGACCGGTGCGTGCGCGGTGGCGAGCGTGAGGTCACCGAACGCCTGGGAGCCCTCGGCCAGCAGAGTTCGCCACGCCCGGTTGCGCAGCTGCTGGTGCCGGTCGGTGCGCCGCCAGCCGTTGATGAGGGTCAGTGTGGCGGTAAGTTCCGGCGTCTCGGCCGCTGCCTTCGCGGCAACCACGGCGCCCAGGGAGTAGCCGATCAGGTGGACCGGACCGCCCGCGGCGCCATCGATGGCACTTCGTACCTGGCGGGCGAGGCCGT includes these proteins:
- a CDS encoding beta-galactosidase produces the protein MSDLPATDVNDRVRFGAAYYVEYHPTDAGRDLDRDLDLMAEAGFSVIRVGESTWSTWEPEDGRFELDWLQPVLDGAQARGIDVILGTPTYAVPPWLARKYPEIAGERHTGQRNHWGARQEMDLTHAAYRFYSERVIRAVVGRYADHPAVIGFQVDNEPGLQLLHNENIFQAFVDHLRHTYGDVETLNREWGLVYWSHRLSTWADLWRPDGNAQPQYDLAWRRFQTQLVTDFIAWQAGIVREIAPSQKFVTTCIAYSRPGVDDPELTSALDVTAGNPYYTMQDGLALPSAENVPQGWSTTGTWTIFHSADRMYSSKQAPFLVTETNAGAIGGPATNVPAFDGQWRQVAWAMIARGARMIEYWHWHTLHYGTETYWVGVLPHDQQPGRVYEQLAALGGEITTAEAHLRGLVPDAAVGLLWSNESKRGLMGQPSLARADGSGDPSSYEQIVGAFYRGAFEAGAPVRIVHDGQLAPREPGEVAAELPVLLVPALYVATDELLDWLRAYAEAGGHLVLGPRTGYADAEARARLEVKPGRLAEAAGVDYQEFSNLSVPVPVRGSGLDVPEGATATAWADYLRVSGGAEVLVEYDHRALGAYPAVTTAPAGAGRVTTVGTVPDPALAAAVLRWAAPGEGDAWRALAGGSVTVTSATNGEGRRLRVVHNWSWEPATVTLPAAVTDLLGDGAGLAAGERLELGAWDVRVLLED
- a CDS encoding flavin-containing monooxygenase, which codes for MLHHTNQEMLDDVQVAIVGTGFAGLGLAIRLMREGIRDLVLLERADDVGGTWRDNTYPGAACDIQSHLYSYSFRPNPHWSRTYASQPEIHAYLREAAWDEGVMPKIRFGAEVLAAGWDEDQKVWSVQTPRGHVRAQFLVAATGHLSDPRLPDIPGLDRFEGTIFHSARWDHSQSLDCLRVGVVGTGASAIQIVPAIAERTGHLTVFQRTAPHVIPRFDEEFSDADRRLFARMPDVARDLRNRLFWGNESRYPQRRMVPEFLEEIEALADGHRRAQVSDPELLAKITPDYTIGCKRVLLSNDWYPALCRDDVTLETSGITSVTPSGVTLTGGQHLELDALVLSTGFEATDLPIAHRLTGRDGVLLADQWSTGGQAFASVAVHNFPNLFLMNGPNSGLGAGSVVYIIESQIDYLHGAIAHGLEHEVILEVSAEAEEEYVRSVRERAEGTVWLSGGCASWYVDPRSGNLTTLWPDMMHRYRAKNARFVAAPYRTVPASPAREPVRL
- a CDS encoding alpha/beta fold hydrolase, with the protein product MTGAGAHPSGAIVSEITVGDVTVTLCDSAPGSEPTGGSGGAAMLVHGTGGSTATDYWALYPMLAAVRRTIGLDLTPGARPTVDGLARQVRSAIDGAAGGPVHLIGYSLGAVVAAKAAAETPELTATLTLINGWRRTDRHQQLRNRAWRTLLAEGSQAFGDLTLATAHAPVFLRELPEYQLQSLYERRRARRDPRAELELNASIDITDALGRITAPTLVIGSRSDAMVPVHHSRELFGAIENARYLEIDAGHAALSERPAEIFAAIEDHIGSPRAVPAGTVLPGYQA